The following coding sequences are from one Triticum aestivum cultivar Chinese Spring chromosome 5A, IWGSC CS RefSeq v2.1, whole genome shotgun sequence window:
- the LOC123101602 gene encoding UDP-glycosyltransferase 83A1-like encodes MAANANTLSHSFLEKNYVRDLVSLGVDKWKEEEVWVRLDHGPAQHFRSGFLDTTQFQELADGLALSGRPFLWEVRPDLTIGAGQDQFDLDAFKRRVEGKGLVVGWALQQRVLSQPAVACFVSHCGWNSTVEGVLHGVPFLCWPYFADQFCNQSYVCNMWGIGAKLRRDGRGVVAKEEVRCKVARLLSDDEGVKARAAAWKEVACGSIQEGGSSHGNLLKFVSLLRQQ; translated from the exons ATGGCCGCAAACGCAAACACACTGTCACACTCCTTTCTTGAGAAGAACTATGTGAGAGACCTTGTGAGCCTTGGAGTGGATAaatggaaggaggaggaggtctgG GTCCGGCTGGACCATGGTCCTGCCCAACATTTTCGCTCCGGCTTCCTGGACACGACGCAGTTCCAAGAGCTCGCCGACGGGCTCGCGCTCTCCGGCCGGCCGTTCCTGTGGGAGGTTCGGCCAGACTTAACCATCGGAGCAGGGCAGGATCAGTTCGACCTCGATGCGTTTAAGCGCCGCGTGGAGGGGAAGGGGCTGGTGGTGGGCTGGGCGCTGCAGCAGCGGGTGCTCTCGCAACCAGCCGTGGCCTGCTTCGTGTcgcactgcgggtggaactcgACCGTGGAGGGCGTGCTGCACGGCGTGCCGTTCCTGTGCTGGCCCTACTTCGCCGACCAGTTCTGCAACCAGAGCTACGTGTGCAACATGTGGGGCATCGGCGCCAAGCTCCGGCGAGATGGGCGAGGGGTCGTCGCAAAGGAGGAGGTCCGGTGCAAGGTCGCGCGGCTCCTCAGTGATGACGAGGGGGTCAAGGCGAGGGCGGCGGCATGGAAGGAGGTCGCGTGCGGCAGCATCCAGGAGGGAGGGTCCTCGCATGGGAACTTGCTCAAGTTTGTCAGCTTGCTAAGACAACAATGA